A window from Schistosoma haematobium chromosome 3, whole genome shotgun sequence encodes these proteins:
- the RWDD1_1 gene encoding RWD domain-containing protein 1 (EggNog:ENOG410V5R6~COG:S), producing MSVEDCENELLALESIYEDKYQLVQTTPRRKIKVNLNGQSDDSLSTKVRCQLLFELTSNYPNKPPKYQILKPENLSDEDISDINIIINEVIERSLGFVMLFDILTEVQEKLDSICSKILIRQRNEAKEKRKAIQLEEEAKFRGDRVTVESFLEWNTKFLAEMESLKEKSISEDQSAVKRLTGRELFLKDNHYDDSDLTFLETNGGEVVEIDEHLFVDIGDIDLDDDNDDDNNQVVVTGTA from the coding sequence aTGTCAGTAGAAGATTGTGAAAATGAATTACTTGCACTGGAATCCATTTATGAAGATAAGTATCAACTTGTACAAACTACACCTAGacgaaaaataaaagtaaacctAAATGGTCAGTCGGATGATTCACTGTCAACTAAAGTTCGATGTCAGCTTCTTTTTGAACTTACAAGCAACTATCCAAATAAACCACCTAAATATCAAATACTTAAACCTGAAAATCTTTCAGACGAAGATATTTCCGATATAAATATTATAATCAATGAAGTAATTGAACGATCCCTAGGATTTGTAATGTTATTTGATATATTAACAGAAGTTCAAGAAAAATTAGATAGTATCTGTTCAAAAATCTTAATTCGTCAGCGTaatgaagctaaagaaaaacgAAAAGCTATACAACTAGAAGAAGAAGCGAAATTCCGTGGTGATAGAGTTACAGTGGAGTCGTTTCTAGAATGGAATACAAAATTCCTTGCAGAAATGGAATCATTAAAAGAGAAGTCAATATCTGAAGATCAAAGTGCTGTTAAACGACTAACTGGACGTGAGCTATTTTTGAAAGATAATCATTATGACGATTCCGATTTGACCTTCTTGGAAACTAATGGTGGCGAAGTTGTAGAGATTGatgaacatttatttgttgACATTGGCGATATAGACCtggatgatgataatgatgacgaTAATAACCAAGTAGTTGTGACGGGAACAGCCTGA